The following nucleotide sequence is from Chloroflexota bacterium.
CAAGTACACGCCGTACGGCCTGCCCGGGAGCTCGTGGCTGCCGTGGGTCGACGGCCACGGCGTGCGCACGCTGCCCATCCAGGAGGACGAGACAGGCCTCGTGCTGTGGGCTCTGTGGCAGCACTACCGCATCCACAGAAACCTCGACTTCATCGTCGGCCTGTACTCCACGCTGGTCGTGCCGGCCGCCGACTGGATGGTCGGCTACGTCGACGATCGCAACGGCCTGATCAAGCCCTCGTGGGACCTGTGGGAGGAGCGCTGGGGCGTCCACGCGTTCACGGTCGGCGCGGTGTGGGCCGGCCTCGACGCGGCTCGGAACTTCGCGGAGCTCTTCGGGGATGGGCCCGCGATCGCTCGCTACCGCGATGCGGCGGAGCGGCTGCGCGAGGCCGCGGACACGCACCTGTACAGCCCCGAGCTGGGCCGGTTCTCCCGCCGGATCGCCGTCGAGGAGGACTCGACGCTCACCGTCGACATGGTCATCGACAGCGCGATCTGCGGGCTGTGGCGGTTCGGCATGTACGCGCCGGACGAGGCGCGCATCGCCGACACGATGCAGGCGATCACGGACCAGCTCTCCAACCACGGAGCGGCCGGCGGCATCGGCCGGTACCGCGACGACTATTACTTCCGTGTCGAGACCGACATCAACCGCGTGCCCGGGAATCCGTGGTTCATCTGCACCCTGTGGCTCGCGCAGTGGCACATCGCGACGGCCAAGACCGAAGCCGACCTGCGGCCCGCGCGCGACATCATCAACTGGGTGGTCGCCCACCAGCTCCCGGGCGGGCTGCTCTCTGAGCAGCTCGATCCGAACACCGGCGCGCCGCTCTCGGTGTCACCCCTGACCTGGTCACACGCAGAGCTGATCGTCACGGTGGACGACTTCTGCCGCAAGGCCGAAAGGCTGCGCCACTCGGGGACGACGACGCCCCTCGCGAAGCGATCGACCTCCTGAGGAGGAGCCGCTAGAGCGGGATGTTGCCGTGCTTGCGCGGCGGCCGCTCGACCGTCTTGCGCAGGCACAGCTCGAGGCCTCGCAAAAGCTCGCGTCGCGTCTCGCGCGGCTCGATCACGTCGTCGATGTAGCCCCGTTCCGCAGCCACGTAAGGGTTTGCGAAACGCGTCGTGTAGTCGGCGACCAGCTGCGCGCGCTTCGCGACAGGGTCGGCGGCCGAGGCGAGGTCCCGCTTGTAGATGATGTTGACCGCGGCATCCGGGCCCATCACCGCGATCTCCGCGGTCGGCCACGCCAGGTTCAGGTCGGCGCCCATCTGCTTCGGCGACATGACGCAGTAAGCGCCGCCGTAGTCCTTGCGGGTGATGACCGTCAGCTTCGGCACCGTCGCCTCCGCGTACGCGTACAGCAGCTTTGCGCCGTGGCGGATGATGCCGCCGTGCTCCTGGTCGCGACCGGGTAGATACCCGGGAACGTCGACGAAGGAGATGATCGGTATGCCGAACGCGTCGCAGAAGCGGATGAAGCGGGCCGCCTTGTCCGACGCGTCAACGTCGATCGCGCCGGCCATCCAGTTTGGCTGGTTGCCGACGAACCCGACGGGTTGTCCGCCCAGCCTCCCGAAGCCGACGACCATGTTGCGGGCGAATCGGGGCTTGATCTCGAAAAAGTCCTCTTCGTCCACCAGACGCCGGATCACCGCCACCATGTTGTACGCCTTGCGCGAGTCCTCGGGCACGAGGTCCAAGAGCTCGTCCACGCGGCGATCCGGGTCGTCTCGGCGCTCGCGAACGGGCGGCTTCACCCGCCAGCTCGCGGGTAAGAAGCTCAAGAGCCGTCGAATGCTGGCCAGACAGTCGACGTCGGTCGCCGTCACCACGTCCGCGCATCCGGAGACCTCGGAGTGCACCTTGGCTCCGCCGAGGTCCTCGAAGGTCACCTCCTCACCGGTCACCTG
It contains:
- a CDS encoding glycoside hydrolase family 15 protein; this encodes KYTPYGLPGSSWLPWVDGHGVRTLPIQEDETGLVLWALWQHYRIHRNLDFIVGLYSTLVVPAADWMVGYVDDRNGLIKPSWDLWEERWGVHAFTVGAVWAGLDAARNFAELFGDGPAIARYRDAAERLREAADTHLYSPELGRFSRRIAVEEDSTLTVDMVIDSAICGLWRFGMYAPDEARIADTMQAITDQLSNHGAAGGIGRYRDDYYFRVETDINRVPGNPWFICTLWLAQWHIATAKTEADLRPARDIINWVVAHQLPGGLLSEQLDPNTGAPLSVSPLTWSHAELIVTVDDFCRKAERLRHSGTTTPLAKRSTS
- a CDS encoding acyl-CoA carboxylase subunit beta → MWEEIEARLRSMEARALQGDARMVERQHSEGKLTARERIEALFDPGTFVEEFMLAETQVTDFGMAERRQPTDGVVVGTGRIDGRLVYVFAQDRTVLQGAVGQAHAEKIAYAIDTARKIGVPVVGLYDSVGARIQEGLDVTKAIGRIFHANSLASGAIPQISAILGPCIGVAAYSPALTDFTFMARGAGQMFITGPAVIKQVTGEEVTFEDLGGAKVHSEVSGCADVVTATDVDCLASIRRLLSFLPASWRVKPPVRERRDDPDRRVDELLDLVPEDSRKAYNMVAVIRRLVDEEDFFEIKPRFARNMVVGFGRLGGQPVGFVGNQPNWMAGAIDVDASDKAARFIRFCDAFGIPIISFVDVPGYLPGRDQEHGGIIRHGAKLLYAYAEATVPKLTVITRKDYGGAYCVMSPKQMGADLNLAWPTAEIAVMGPDAAVNIIYKRDLASAADPVAKRAQLVADYTTRFANPYVAAERGYIDDVIEPRETRRELLRGLELCLRKTVERPPRKHGNIPL